Proteins encoded within one genomic window of Aquarana catesbeiana isolate 2022-GZ linkage group LG03, ASM4218655v1, whole genome shotgun sequence:
- the LOC141134943 gene encoding E3 ubiquitin-protein ligase TRIM39-like, with product MASGDLRAELKCSVCWNIYTDPVMLKCGHNFCRVCIDCVLDTQEGSGGYSCPVCREKFQDRSALHRNITLHNIAENLVSDHSDEEESRVFCTHCVDSPVPAVRSCLLCEVSLCDKHLKVHKKSPEHILCDPTLSMESRKCSVHKKILEYYCTEDETCICISCCMIGGHKGHEMESLDEASEKKKETLRNILQRHLTKREETEERVQSLQEQRRKVEEKAAGDTERVTALFIDLRKRLEDLEKRVLRDITGQVVWVSSSILDFIRDLEIKKEELSRKMRHIEKLCNMTDPLTVLQESDTGDLCDTEDGDNEDRDELFEIEEEDNEESDRGDSSDTEDEDNAESDTGDLCDTEDGDNEDRERHEELLHDGGGLDVAGVLHTGLSDIITEVNVYFYIQGAADILLDVNTAHKDLYTSDDRKTVSRSDIDQNHPETPERFRFWPQVLSSQSFSSGRHYWEVDVGGLDKWRVGMCYPSMDRGGGQSLIGCNSKSWGLYRNDNQYWVIHNSNWIPLPANISSYTVRIYLDYEAGRISFYDLCDPIRHLYTFTTTFTEPLHAVLGVWEGCIKICGWNQEL from the coding sequence atggcgtctgggGATCTGAGAGCTGAGCTGAAATGTTCCGTCTGTtggaacatttatacagatcctgtaatgctgaaatgtggtcacaacttctgccgggtctgtattgactgtgtgctggatacacaggaggggtctggaggatattcctgtcctgtatgtagagagaagtttcaggatcgctctgcactgcacaggaacataacactacatAACATAGCAGAGAATTTGGTGTCTGATCATTCAGATGAGGAGGAGTCCAGGGTCTTCTGTACTCAttgtgtggactctcctgtacctgctgttagatcctgtctgctctgtgaggtttctctgtgtgataaacacctgaaagTCCACAAAAAGTCaccagaacacatcttatgtgaccccaccttgtccatggagagcaggaaatgctccgtccataagaagatcctggagtattactgcactgaggatgagaccTGTATCTGTATTTCTTGTTGTATGATTGGAGGACATAAAGGGCACGAGATGGagtcactggatgaggcttctgagaagaagaaggagacactgaggaatatTCTGCAGAGACatctgacaaagagagaggagacggaggaaagagtccagagtctgcaggaacaaaggaggaaagtagaagaaaaagcagctggtgacaccgagagagtcactgccctgtttatagatcTCAGGAAACGTCTGGAAGATCTGGAGAAGAGAGTTCTGAGGGACATCACCGGGCAGGTAGTGTGGGTCTCTAGCTCCATATTGGATttcatccgggatctggaaataaagaaggaggagctgtccaggaagatgcgtcacattgagaagctgtgtaacatgacggatccactgactgtcttacaggaatcagacacaggtgacttgtgtgatactgaggatggagataatgaggacagagatgAATTGTTTGAAATTGAGGAAGAAGATAACGAGGAATCAGACAGAGGTGATTCAAGTGATACGGAGGATGAAGATAATgcggaatcagacacaggtgacttgtgtgatactgaggatggagataatgaggacagagagagacatgaggaactcctccatgatggagggggtctggatgtggcgggggtcttacacacaggtttatctgatataataacagaggtaaatgtatacttctatatacagggagctgcagacatattactggatgtaaacacagctcacAAGGATCTATATACATCAGATGACAGGAAGACTGTCTCCAGGTCAGATATAGACCAGAAtcacccagaaacaccagagagatttagGTTTTGGCCTCAGGTGTtaagcagtcagagtttctcctcagggagacattactgggaagtggatgtcggagGATTAGATAaatggagagtcgggatgtgttaccccagtatggACAGGGGAGGAGGGCAGTCACTGATTGGATGTAATAGCAAGTCTTGGGGTTTGTACAGGAATGATAATCAGTATTGGGTAATACATAACAGTAACTGGATCCCTTTACCTGCCAATATCTCCAGTTACACAGTCAgaatatatctggattatgaggccgggcggatctccttttatgatctgtgtgacccgatcagACACCtctacaccttcaccaccaccttcactgagcccctccatgctgtgttAGGTGTATGGGAAGGTTGTATAAAAATATGTGGGTGGAACCAAGAGCTGTGA